ACTCTACTTAATAAGATAAGCAAggttataatttatttatacagagaaatgagtttttttcttagtcCAAAGAAACTGGTGAAatagactgattttttttaagtaaggaATACACCAAAAGAGCAGTGTGACAAAAGGTAGTAATGCAActgttttctgcacagaaatcaCATATTTGATATGTTATTGGTTATATACAGTATTGAATACAGTATCATTCATGTTCTGAGCTTCAGTTTTTGATCCTTACAGTGGTGATTCTGGTAAGATTATAACTATTTTAGAACTTCTGCTCAGTTTACATTGAAAACTGTGTGTCCTGGTCTCATCTGGGacagagttagttttcttcttagtagctacTGCAGTGcagtggtttggatttggtgtgagacttcagttcctcaggccttgttaGCCAAAAGGATGGAGGGAcacaaggaactgggaggggacacagccaggacagctgacttgaactagccaaagaggtattccataccatgggatgtcacGCCCGGTATATATGCCTGGGGGGCTGGCCGGGGTGGGTGGGTCATTGCTCCGGGactggggactggctgggcatcggtcggCGGGTGCTGAGCAGGTGCATTGTGTGCCACGTGTTCCTTTCTACCTTcccctctggattttattctttccctttcccttttcattataactgttactgtcatcattgttattattgttctttcatttttattctgtttcaattattaaattgttcttatctcaaccctcaggttttgcattcctttccaactctcctccccatccctccgggtgaggggggagtgagcgagggttaaaccacaacactgcttttttacttgttttgtttctaaaggCCAGATGATTTGTATTTTGCCACTTAAGGTACATTGCTTTCTCAGGTATATGTTCAGGAATgctttaagctttttttttttaaaatttcttttttcctaacagtgtagaaaataagaatttctAAAAGGAAATGTCATGAGGCATCTGAATTTGAATACAGGAAGACCTAGTTCCTACTGAGACCATAAAATTACCTAAACCAGGAGAAGCATAAAAATTTATGGATCTgttatttaaattatgtattACGATATGGTTCCTGCTGGCAGACAGTAAGCATAAATTGAGATTTAGCCTTATAAGGAGACATTTTGTCCCATTGAGGACAGTGAGGCAGTGGTACAGGGTACTTGGAGAGGGTTGCACAGGCTCTCTTCATCCCTAGAATTTTTCAAGCCCGAACTATATAAAGCCCTGAGTCATCTGATCTGATCTCAAAGTTGACTGAGCTTGGAGGAGAGTATTGGACTAGAGACTTGAGGACCTTTTTAACTTTAATTACTCTGGCATTCTGTCACATGTATTTCATATACTTTGcttgtatttctaaattaagTTTTTCAATGTTcaggatattttatttatattttcaggtGCCAGGTGCACCACGTGGAAGATCCTGCCTCTGTCTACAGTGAATTAATGGATCTGATTGTAAATCTTGCCAATCATGGTTTGATTCATGGTGATTTCAATGAATTTAATCTCATATTGGATAATGATGACCATGTCACTATGATTGATTTCCCTCAGATGGTATCAACATCACATGCAAATGCTGAATGGTAGGTTcaaatttaaagatttttgtcAAAGTAAATCTGACAAGTGCTGATGACAGCAAATAGTCAACTATGACTGTTTCCATAGTCCTgtttctgattctttttctaCCATTGTTGTCATgcagcacaaaaaaatgttccaaatgTAATTTGATTTATGAATGAGTAGAAATGTCTCTTTAGGCTAAATATGTAATTAATTCCTTCTGAGAGAGAATGACATTAAGAAGTGCTTGGAAGTATACTGCATGCAATTTGTCTCCCTAGCTTTTGCCTTGTGATCACTAATaggaatgattttaaaataaaatcagcaaaagaCAAGATACAGGGTAAAAGTTTGTCACTGCAGTAGAATTCATTACCTTGATTTTATCTCTTTacacttctgtatttctttacagGTATTTTGACAGAGATGTTAACTGTATTAAGGAGTTCTTTAAGAAACGTTTCAACTATGAGAGTGAGGTCTTCCCAGCATTCAAAGACATCAGGTAGAAACTGCCAGATAAATTTGAGTTGTCCTGTTTATACTGGTGTTGTGAGAAAAATGGATGCCTGTGAAAAGTGGCTGTagaagaactaaaaaaaaaaataggccCAACtatgcaattttaaattatatttttgtcatttctatTGTGTTTTATTCAACCAAAGTTACTGTAAGTGGTTTCCAAAAGCTAAAGtgtgctttaaaatacagtactgcctcctttgtctttcttcttgctgctgaggaagagagacCAGTCTAAAAGCTTGATTTGAATGGTAAATATCTAGGAAATTTTAGCAGGGATGCAGAATTAGTTTCTTCTACTTCTGGAAGCCCATTTTATAGTTCTAGTATATCAAGAATTAATTTGGgtttcaattttaaatttatttttaaaatgctggtaAATATGGTGACTGCCTCTTCAAGCATTATTATGCTGAAagttttcttcctaatttttttgtcccttttgaaaaacaaagtaagTTTTCACTTAAGACTGAAGCTGTTGCAATGAAAAGGACCTTGTTTCATTCCGATCCCTGTTCCAAAGGGCTACCACACTTGAATCAGTCTCTCTGTGTCATATGTACcctttattcttctgtttgctCAACATAATCTGAGCTTAAAGCCAAACTGTAttcctgcaaaaataaaataatttcctataaataaataaacaaataaatactggTTATGGAGATGGAATCATCTATTGTAGTCGTTTGCTTTTGTGATGTCACATTCtgttaatacttttttctgaaGCTCAGCTCTACCATGTGGTGTTCTGTGTGTTTCACAAGAGTGTATCCTCTTTGTTAATAGTATGGGTAATTACAGTCCAGCTTGATTAgtatttttaatccaaaatGTAGAATATTGGTAGCTTGATGATTTagcatattaaaacaaaatgcaattctTTCACAGGAGAGAGTGTTCTCTTGATAGAGAGATCGCTGCCAGCGGCTATACAAAAGAAATGCTAGAAGATGATGACCTGCTTTACCCACCAGGTTCTGATGAGGATGATAATACAACAGAGATATCAGAATTTGTAGAAGATGCTGAGAATAAGCTCAACTTCTTCACCAAAGATAAAGACAGCTATGAAGACTTCATGTCTGAAATGGGTTATTTGTCTGAAAGCAGAACCTGTGACAACTTTATGTATGTCAATGAGGAGGCTGATACAACTGAAAGTAGTGAAAATACACAAAGGCTGAGTATGTCAAAGTTGAGTTCAGCCTTAGAAGAAGTTGAAGGGCAAGCTATGCTTCAGAAATCTGGTGAAGATGCAGAGAGTTCtgcaattgctttttttaagggCAAAAGCATAACTGAAAACGCTGCTGAAGTCAAAAATCACACAGGACAAGAGGAGTGCTGTAATGATGAGGAGAATGAAGACAAATGCCCTGATCTGGTTGACTTGTCAACTTTAAATGAGAAATTCAGGCATTACAGGTAAAGGTTCATATTTCCTATCTAGGAGTGTGattcctcccctctccccagtaAATGTGAATCTTTCAAGTAGACTGAAAAGGACCTCTTCAGCTACCCTTGTTTAAATTGAATACtaaaaattcaatttattttgaaaacattgccGTGAATATCTTTCCTCTTGGTCTTAATGGTAGATAACGTGTTGATTGGTACTATATATGTAAAGCTTCACATGTAATGTGCAACAAATCTTAAACAGCTAGACAACTGAAGTATCTGATGGGGTAACTGGTCTTGGATTTAATTCGTAGAGCAACCTATTTTctgtggtggattttttttctttttctctatttcagtTAGTATTAGTAGTGAAGGAGTTCTTGACAGTAAGATACTGCTTCTAAATAACTTTTATGAGTAAGTTTGTAATTTGAATATCTCAAAGCCAAATTATTCTGCTGCTCACTCTGCTGAAATTAGCAAGAACAAGCTCCTTGGAATATATTGTTCCAATATATTGTACTCTGTGGTGTTCTAGCCTTTAATTCCTTTCCTGAAATACTTAGAAATTCCTGCTTACCTTCAGGCTAGCCCCTTGTACATGAAAATttgccagcccagcacacacCTGGAGGCATATACCAAGCTCATACTCGTCCtcatctgcttttgctttgtagTGAAATGACatgtcaaaacattttgtagaatctgaagtattttttttttttagtgttctgAAGCTTCTTTTCATGTGCTTGGTATACACGCGGCTGTTGTGCAACGAATTCTTCCTTTGataaaaagctggttttaaacaACTAATGTTGATATTCAGAACATAAATGTTTTGTAGTATTTGCATGTTTTGTTGTGAGTTTTCAGGtgatatatataaaatatggtGCTTATAGAGGCAAAAGATGTTTGTTTTGCTAGTGGAATAAAGAAtaagtaaagaataaaaaattgaTTTACGTATTTCAGAAGTGAAGAGAGTGCTGAGCACAGAACAAGGACTAAAAGTATCTCATCGGTCAGAAGTGCTGGGAGCTGTTCAACCATTCCACCGGTAAATATTATTGTTACTATGTTACTATCTAGTCTGTTCAGACCATGTTAACTTGCACATAGCTGTTagtatgtatttgtaaaaatgttctCTAGTCTCTGTAAGAAGACTTGTTACCATGTACCTCTCTAGTTTCCATGTCTACAGAAAAATAGGACTGATACTTCTGGAATTGTTTACAGGTAATGATTTCCAGCACTTCCTTTCATGTGCTGCTCTTTGTTCTTTCACCAAAGCTCCACATCATATTAAAAGCTCTCATTTAGCCAAAGCAGGCTAATGTATGTTAATGTGTGTTAACACACAACATATAATCAATTAATTCATTTCAGTTGCTAGccataattaatattttttattttaaaatcgGATGCTTGAGGCAAGATTTAATTTGGCCTTTTTCACCTGTCATCTTAGAGATTTCTTCGTactcttttctgaaatatttatatgaacTCACTTCAGTAGTTATTTCTTTGGCAACATgaataaattttactttctgcatTATTGTCTTACTCTTCAACCCAGCACTGCTCATTAGTCGGTGTGGCTACCtctgtcatattttttaaagtgccttttccttttaaagggaagaaagtcCAGTGTTCTTCATTAATTCTTGTACAAAACAGGTAGAAACTTCTTTCAGCTGACAGCTGATCCAtgaggcatttttttaattagggtAGACTACATACTTGACCTTGTGAATACATGCCTATGTTCAgtctcattttcatttgcagtgaGGAGCAGAACTCCGAAAAATCTTGTTTGGGGAATGTGTTGGTGTAGTTTCAACTCTTTCATGATAAATATGTACTTTTCCAATTTGTaccttttcaaagcatttctatTGCCTAATTAGAGCATTTGCCCTAGAAATACTGCATCTGAAATGTCTAGTGCTGGcaagtgtgttttgtttgggtttttttttcccttgttagACTTTTATCTTCCTAATTTACAGTCTTTTCAGTCTACTACTTATTGCTTTGGTACTCTTCTAACAAAGGCTTTGCTACTGGCCTGTTAGATGATGTGTTATTTTGTGAATCAGCCTTGTTTTACACAAGGTACCTGTCAGTGGCTGTAATATTCATGGAACAGTTGACTGCTTTACTCTTTCATGTTTGgattatattttgttttttaagataagtattttaaagatacaCCAATAACCAATAAAGTTACATGTGTAAATAAATGTGAAGGAACAGCATGTTTAAATCTCTTCTAAGTCATTTTTTTACAGGACTTTATGCAAGAAAAAAGCCTCAACTTTGACCTTTGTCATCACAGTTCTTATTCTAGGGGatgatgctgtgttttcttaagGAGACAAAGAGTTAGGTTAAAACTGTGGAATGAAGTAAACAAGAGCCAGGATGACCTGCAGGAATTCCTAGTTTCTGgtccatgcttttttttttttttttgagtttgcTAATTTAAGTGTACaagatttggaagaaaaaaaaaaattagtgctGCTGAGTCCTACAAAGGAAATTACTTGAAACTGTACTCCTGTACCCCACTGAGTGGTATCAGTGGCTGTTACGTGGATATAGAAACCTTTTAGAGTATTTAGAGAATGTGTGTTTATTCCGTAGACAGACACGGAATGTGTTAAAAATTTGTAAATTATGTGTGCATACTTAATTTTCTATTGTAAAAGTAAGATAAAAACACTTTAGCAGAAAAGGTTTCAAGAGGTTCAGCCACACAAAAAACTTTATCCTGCATCAATTTACCTTGCATAATGATCACTTACATGTTTTCATGCTGAGTAAAGTAACATTTCTGACAATTGCTGAATCTTCATTTTGAGTGTTAGAACTAGTGAAGTGATACCTGTAATGAGCTgtttgtaacagaaaataattacaaaactaaaaatgcaaaataatgtcACTGTAGTAAGATCCACTGGGCTGCTTAGAGCTGATGCCTCTTATTGCTGCTAGCATTTATCTGTTGTTTgtgcagcttgctttctgtttgttggAGAAAACATACTAAAACAttagcagattttaaaattaatcacaCAAATTCATATAGGCATATATAAACAATTGTGGCAATAGTAGTAGGTACAGTCATAACTTGGGAGACTGTGCCAGAAAGTCATGAATGTTGGAAAATCAGCTATTCCGCATAAAGTAAGGTATCTTTCTGTGCTTGTACAAAGCTTTATATGCATTGTTGTAATTTAATTAGAGGAAACAATTGAAtgatgaaaaatttaaataataaaaatgtaaatttgttTACTCTGAAGCATTTCTCAGTATTCCTGTTACGATGATGGAAAGATTAGTGAGTCTTTCAATCATGTGCTGTGGTTAAGTAATAGAATTTGGTGAATTTACATTATGGTTACATGTCAAAGACTTCTGGTACCATCTTGCAAAATTTCTTCTAGCAAGTTTTGTATAAACTAGTCATCTGTCCTGGACCAGAGTAGAAGTAGAGAAGCCTTCTTTCAGGTTCTGCCTATAGAAAAGACAGAATGGCAGGTGCTTTACTGGCAAAAGAAAGACATCAGTGCAACAGTGTAAATTAGTTCTAATAAGTATTTTATTCAGAATAATTAAAAGATAAtctatgctttttatttcaaggtGCTCGTGGAAGGACGTATCATACCcagctggggttttttacccACATTTTGGCAGTTAGCCTGCCTGCTATGTAACTTAGGAAACTACTGTTCAGGTGGTTCCTCAATTATTACAGgatttctgctgaagtcaggaTTGAGTAATTGGATTCACGCATTACTTGTGTTACTTTAATTGTATTAGTCACAGCAGTTCTTAAAGAGCATATCTTGCCACAATTATGCTTTCTGGTTCCTGATTTACTCCTACCAACGTAGTATGTCATATGTCACAGTGAAGTTCAATTGATAGTACAATCAACAAAGCTCAACAAGGCAACTGAAATTGGGGTACCTGTAAAGGAAATGTAATtagatatttttcctcttgtccaGTTATTTGGAAATCAGAACTTTTTATTAAGGACAGATTTGTTCctttatatgattttttttaatgctttattaaTTAGAGTAAAAATAAGACACTCCTTAGAGATTTTCAACAAGATATGATTCTGTCATGATTAAATAGTCAGAAAggtgaaaataatttgatttctttttcttccaagacaTGATATGTAAGTATGCGGTCAATACCAGTGCAGCAGTTTGATCTGGGATCATTTTCCAAATGACAAAATCACAGCCACAATCTACTAAAtcatgtcttcatttttattatggATAGCTATTGCCATTGTTACAGAGACCAGAACTCTGATTGAAAACATGGGTGTAAATAACAGATGAACTGTTCCAGTACTTTTGCTGTAGAGGCATGAGACAGTTCTGACCTTCCAGATATTAACAGGAGAGTGCCTCACCACAACAGGGGAAAACTGGAGGAATTGTAAATCACTCCTGGCCTTTGTTCTTAGCCACATTTGTGGTAAAGTGTTGTTTTCTGTTATAGTCATACTCAGATCTTTGTAATCCaaacttttttcagaaaaaacagggTGCTGAAAGTAATATAGGCATGAACCAAATAATTACTGCAGGACATGAAATGTTCTATTggtccttttatttttttaaaacttaaaataggACAGTATGTTAtcagcttttacatttttgaagaaGACGTGTTTTGCACTGAGAGTGCTGGTCCTTTATGATCCCCATAAGAAAGACACAACTCCATAAGGTATGGtttaaaatactatttactGTAACTAAGACCATCAGAAGAGAACAGCATAGATAATCCCACACCTCTTAAGATGCTGGGAGCCCTGAGGGTGTTGCATTGAACAGGACTCCCGACACATATGCAGCACACCATAAGACCTTACCCATGGCAGAGAATCTCTCTTTTTAGTCTGTCGAGctattttatgattttcttaCAAGGAGACAATTCTGTTCATTATTTCTGTGGTCAGGCTGAACTAAGGTTCACATGAGAACTTCTCGCTGCACTTTTAGATAGAGGCAGGGCCACACAGGTGTGTTTGCCAGTACTGAGCAGGAGCTGACTTGGTTTATCTTACTGGCAGCAGatctgtgcagcacagcacagccctgacgACAACCCTGTACATGCAGCTTACAGCAATACAGCACAGACGGGGCTTGCTTACATAACTGCTGTGTAGATCACTAACTTCTCAATGTACAGAGGCCTTCTGGTTAGGGTTGTGCATGTTCATGTTAGCACTGAAAATGTGCTATCGTGCCATGTATCAGTACTAAATGATCTCCAAAAAGTCTGATGctgaattttttgtttatttataggAACTGGtgaaacagaagataaaacGTCAGCTGACCAAACATCAAAAGTCTGTTCTGAGACATCGGCTGCAAAAAGGAGAGGCAAATATTTATACCAAACAACGTCGAGAAAATATGCACAACATTAAGTCTAGCTTGGATGCAGCTAGTTTCTGGGGATAATTTGTTAAAGCTTCTATAGAATATGAGAAAACTCATAATGCATACAGTTGAAAGAATTAATGTTAATAACAAATAATCCTTTTATGTAATGGAGCAATCTCTTCTGCACAACCAGATGTTTTTCTGGAAGTTAATAAACCTCATTCTGCTGGTTCCTGTGATTTTGGTTGGAAgattttggtttgtgtttctgGTTAAAGCCATTGACTGTAACTGAAATTACTCAGTAGTActggctgaaataattttccagtagTATCTTGTTGTAAATCAATTGTATTGTGTTCATTTAGATTAAGAATCTTCTGTTGTGCAGAGGATTCCTTttaagaaggaaggaaaggaaaattttaaaaccaatttttgcaatgaaatcaaatttaaatttaGAGTGTTGCCCTCATGTTAGCGATTTGtttagtttaattaaaaataaaaatattaatctgaTGGCCGTTAGTACTCTTTAAGATTTCTCTTCTACCTATATAAACATGAGCAATCCACATGATTAATGTGCATTCTTTGAAGCCAGCAgttcttttccttcactgcaAAATCTCACATACAAGTCTCGCCCTGAAGAATGCGTGATAATAACAGTGCTGTACTGACCTGCAAGCACGCAGATTTTTAGTGTGCCCACACAATTACCAAtaaatttaattcctttatATCTAATAACTTACATGAAGTAATGAGGATTCTGCaacttctcttttcagaaatattacGCTGACTTTTACTATGCTGTATCTTTGGGGTCTGAGGACCTAGAAGAAAACCaagtatcttaattttttttactatttttaagtGAGGTATGTCTAGCAATAAAATTAAGtggtatttatattttaaaacaaaataaacataacGAGAGAAGTGTTTGTGAACACTGAAGCAACTAAAGCGAGAAAGAGCAGTTTAAActattctgtgctttttttttaacctatatGCTGTATCCGTGCTTCAGATGTGAGGTGAACTTCTTGGGGAGGACAACTAGGTCGTGTTCAAATTACCAGTCTGTAGTTTGGAAAATCTTAAATCTTTCACCTGCCTGAGTAAAAGAAATGGGGAACTTTGGCTTTGACCTTTGGTTTTCTGCTCTTGATACTGTCTCTTCTTTGCCTTGTGAACTCGACACACCTGATGCCTTATTCAGGTTTTAGCCTgttgaagaactgcagcctctGTCCTCTTACAGCACAGCTCTTGCTTtcaaagtttttaatttttgtcttctctCTGGAACGATATAAAAGCTAATCTTAGCCAGCAGCTATGTATGTTCTTAAATAAAACTATGGCACGTAAGTAAGATGAAGTAGGTAAATGTTCGTTACAACATTAGAGCTGCATGAAAATCTGTTGACAGAAGGAAGTCCAATTAAATCTTACATTTAAGTGGCTGCATTCAGGGTATGCAGGCCTGGCTGCTGATACAGCTAGACCCGATTttagctggaaaagaaaagcaaaccaagtgaatttaattgcatttccatttaaaacattaaggagggaaaataatctgtttctgGGCTCTTACCTGTTAAGAGACTGGTTCAGTTGCAGCTTAACAAGATTTGAGTTACCAGTCTGGCTGAGGTGTGCATGCACTTCTTGGTTTAATTTAGGACTTGTCACAGGGAGTAACTTCTTTTTCATGTGTGACCTTAAGTCTGTCTTGGTAATCGGTTCCGAAAATATTCAAAGGCTGTCCATTTGATTCAGCACATTGAGAAAAGTATGGTGGAAATCTTGctgtttactttaaaatattattctgaaaTGCACTCTTAACTCTTGTAAAAGTATTCTGAAGGATGGTTCTGAGTTATGTTCATTGACTCTGCCAGATGAGACCCTTCTGAGACTGGATTTGGGAGGAACTATCCTCAAAGTTACAGCTTAAATATATCTTTGTTAAGcctattttttccaaagcagcagaattCCCACAGTAGCTAAAATCATCAAAGGTCACAATGAAGTTTACACCTTGAATGAACTTAAGAGTACTCACTCCACTTCAATGTCCacatatgaaacaaaatatttagaatgaACTTAGGAAAATGCAGAGGTCAGGACAGTAGGGTTGCTGACTATCTTAAATTCATATCCTCAGCAGGAAGGAAGTGTGGGTTATaacaaaatcagtttaaaatgtattgGTTTAATAAACACACATGAAGTAGTGTTAGTTCATTAATTTGTAACGAAACAAAATCTGGAAATTAATAAGGAGGAGATGAAGATGCACACATACAACTATGCACACTCAGTAGGCACAACGTCATGTAGCAATTTTCCACTGCAGAATCCTAAATACCTAATTTTTGTGTGGGAACGTGGAAGAAAAGATTGTTACAGTAACCAAAGGACAGCTCTTTATTTTTGGATATTTTCCAAATGGGGAAGACTTAACTGGAACTTATATAAAAGTATTCTGTACCAATGAAATAACTCCAGTTGATGTAGCTACAAACAGCCCTCCGCCTGAAGGAAAAAGCATGTTAGCCCTGTGTAGCAGCAGTGTGCCTGCATTTCTGCTTCAGGCTTTTGCCAGCACATCTATGTGTGTCTTTTGATTGGAGTGCCTCTTCAGACCCCTGAGCAACCCAGGTCCTGTTCTCTATATGTAACTACTTTAATACACTTACTGTATGTGGAATTGGAAATGACACTCCAGGAAAATAGATTCAAATTTCATTAACCTAATACATCACAAggttaattttgctttctttttcattttccacttgCCTTTAATATCGAAGTCATATTCCTGTTACAtgtgaaagaggaagaaaagcatacCGTTTAGTTCATTCAGTCTTTAAACAAGAGTCCACGTGCACTACTTTAATGGTAATAAGTTTGGAACAACTTTACATCTTACTTCCTTATATTGTCAGTCTCTCCGTAGAAGGTTAGAGTCTTGGGGAGCAAGGGAGTCTCTGTTAACGTGGTGTAAACCAGAATGATCTTTGCTTCAGCATATCATCAATACCCTGATGAAACAACTCTTTTCACACTTTCTCTCCTTAGCCTGTGGTCTGTGTAACAGAAGGAGGCAATAGGAATGAGTCTGTCTGTCTGTACAGCTAATTAGCTCAGCATACAGCAAAGGTAAGCAGCCCAGGGAGATGGGCTCTGAAAAATCATGGGGTGAAAGGCAGTGTCTAATTGGCAGGCATGGGGAGATTCTTTAGGAATTCAGTGCATTAATGAACGCAGAGATTCAGTACAGGACTCAACTAATTCAGGTATGAGGACAGTTTGTGGGTGCTTCCTGAAAAAGCAGACCTGAGACAGACAGAACCTTGGAGCCTTTGCAGCTTGTAATTGCCTGAGTTCTTCCTCATAGAGACCCTGCCCTGGTATTGAAAGACTGTAAGTACCAAAGATAACTATCTGACTAACTAACAATCTAACAAGTCGATTGCTTTATTTAGTCCAAATGTCTGTTACAGTCCAAGGTAGCAGAGATAAAGGTAATTAACTGGCTTGTATCTGCATGCGTATGACAAACTATAATGCTATTTAACTCCACATTGCCTATCTAAGGTAgttttctggttggtttttaaGTCTGCATTTCAGAAGATAATTCAGAACTTTTTCTTAGGATACTTAATTACACTCTTAGAGCATTCACCTTGTGGTAAACACTTCTACTACCTGACAGCCTTGGAAATTGTTATGTCACAtccctttctgtttctggtAGTTTGTCCTGTCTACTTTTTAACCAGTGTTTCTGTAAAACTCCAAAGTATAAAAATCTTAATGCTTATGTTTACACAGATGTAATGTAATATGCTGCCGCTTAAGCTTAAGATGTTTTCATACAAGTAATGGAATAGGGAGAGGAAATCTGTTCTATCAGACTTGAGCATAAATGCctattttttaacagaatgcCATAACTTTTCACTTAGTTATTCTGCATATATAGTTTTCTCATCTTACAATCTGTATGTACCTGTCCCTTACAAAAACACTacttctgaagtgcttttcAGTAAGTACTGCAGAATAAACTGGTCTGAGGCTTCCCACGAAGCAAATGGAGTCAAATGTGACCTGCATATCATGCAAATATGAGTATTTCGATTTGATTTATGATTTAA
The Falco rusticolus isolate bFalRus1 chromosome Z, bFalRus1.pri, whole genome shotgun sequence DNA segment above includes these coding regions:
- the RIOK2 gene encoding serine/threonine-protein kinase RIO2 isoform X1, whose protein sequence is MGKLNVVMLRYLSKEHFRVLTAVEMGMKNHEIVPASLIASIASLKHGGCNKILRELVKHRLLAYERTKTVQGYRLTNAGYDYLALKTLSSRQVIHSVGNQMGVGKESDIYIVANEEEQQFALKLHRLGRTSFRSLKNKRDYHKHRHKMSWLYLSRLAAMKEFAYMKALHDRKFPVPKPVDYNRHAVVMELIDGYPLCQVHHVEDPASVYSELMDLIVNLANHGLIHGDFNEFNLILDNDDHVTMIDFPQMVSTSHANAEWYFDRDVNCIKEFFKKRFNYESEVFPAFKDIRRECSLDREIAASGYTKEMLEDDDLLYPPGSDEDDNTTEISEFVEDAENKLNFFTKDKDSYEDFMSEMGYLSESRTCDNFMYVNEEADTTESSENTQRLSMSKLSSALEEVEGQAMLQKSGEDAESSAIAFFKGKSITENAAEVKNHTGQEECCNDEENEDKCPDLVDLSTLNEKFRHYRSEESAEHRTRTKSISSVRSAGSCSTIPPELVKQKIKRQLTKHQKSVLRHRLQKGEANIYTKQRRENMHNIKSSLDAASFWG
- the RIOK2 gene encoding serine/threonine-protein kinase RIO2 isoform X2, with protein sequence MGKLNVVMLRYLSKEHFRVLTAVEMGMKNHEIVPASLIASIASLKHGGCNKILRELVKHRLLAYERTKTVQGYRLTNAGYDYLALKTLSSRQVIHSVGNQMGVGKESDIYIVANEEEQQFALKLHRLGRTSFRSLKNKRDYHKHRHKMSWLYLSRLAAMKEFAYMKALHDRKFPVPKPVDYNRHAVVMELIDGYPLCQVHHVEDPASVYSELMDLIVNLANHGLIHGDFNEFNLILDNDDHVTMIDFPQMVSTSHANAEWYFDRDVNCIKEFFKKRFNYESEVFPAFKDIRRECSLDREIAASGYTKEMLEDDDLLYPPGSDEDDNTTEISEFVEDAENKLNFFTKDKDSYEDFMSEMGYLSESRTCDNFMYVNEEADTTESSENTQRLSMSKLSSALEEVEGQAMLQKSGEDAESSAIAFFKGKSITENAAEVKNHTGQEECCNDEENEDKCPDLVDLSTLNEKFRSEESAEHRTRTKSISSVRSAGSCSTIPPELVKQKIKRQLTKHQKSVLRHRLQKGEANIYTKQRRENMHNIKSSLDAASFWG
- the RIOK2 gene encoding serine/threonine-protein kinase RIO2 isoform X3 encodes the protein MGMKNHEIVPASLIASIASLKHGGCNKILRELVKHRLLAYERTKTVQGYRLTNAGYDYLALKTLSSRQVIHSVGNQMGVGKESDIYIVANEEEQQFALKLHRLGRTSFRSLKNKRDYHKHRHKMSWLYLSRLAAMKEFAYMKALHDRKFPVPKPVDYNRHAVVMELIDGYPLCQVHHVEDPASVYSELMDLIVNLANHGLIHGDFNEFNLILDNDDHVTMIDFPQMVSTSHANAEWYFDRDVNCIKEFFKKRFNYESEVFPAFKDIRRECSLDREIAASGYTKEMLEDDDLLYPPGSDEDDNTTEISEFVEDAENKLNFFTKDKDSYEDFMSEMGYLSESRTCDNFMYVNEEADTTESSENTQRLSMSKLSSALEEVEGQAMLQKSGEDAESSAIAFFKGKSITENAAEVKNHTGQEECCNDEENEDKCPDLVDLSTLNEKFRHYRSEESAEHRTRTKSISSVRSAGSCSTIPPELVKQKIKRQLTKHQKSVLRHRLQKGEANIYTKQRRENMHNIKSSLDAASFWG